A genomic region of Phragmites australis chromosome 2, lpPhrAust1.1, whole genome shotgun sequence contains the following coding sequences:
- the LOC133895383 gene encoding uncharacterized protein LOC133895383 isoform X1 encodes MENQRVVVVVEAAAAARAALQWAVGNFIRGSDSITLLHVCPPARSRRKRRSLRLGGFQLALAFKDLCNGIAEMQAKVEIVVTEGELGETVVATVNQLGATTLVVGLHDKSFLYRAPSPYARVRSLGCRVLAVRQRATARDGFLNAELTQIETISLHIPPPKIPFPMFTLPLGVIWRRRSKRRK; translated from the exons ATGGAGAACCAGCGTGTGGTGGTGGTTGTggaggccgcggccgccgccaggGCCGCGCTGCAGTGGGCCGTCGGCAACTTCATCCGCGGCAGCGACTCCATCACGCTGCTCCACGTCTGCCCGCCCGCGCGGTCGCGGCGGAAGCGCCGCAGCCTCCGCCTCGGCGGGTTCCAGCTCGCGCTCGCGTTCAAGGACCTCTGCAACGGCATCGCCGAG ATGCAGGCCAAGGTGGAGATCGTGGTGACGGAGGGGGAGCTCGGGGAGACGGTGGTGGCGACGGTGAACCAGCTCGGCGCCACCACGCTCGTCGTTGGCCTCCACGACAAGAGCTTCCTCTACAG GGCGCCGAGCCCGTATGCCAGAGTGCGGAGCCTCGGGTGCAGGGTCCTCGCGGTCCGGCAGCGCGCCACCGCACGGGACGGGTTCTTGAACGCCGAGCTCACCCAGATCGAGACCATAAGCTTGCA CATACCGCCGCCAAAAATCCCGTTCCCGATGTTTACGCTTCCGCTGGGCGTGATATGGAGACGAAGATCAAAGAGGAGAAAGTGA
- the LOC133909769 gene encoding uncharacterized protein LOC133909769, with protein MAQESKRSAMQPQIRPMMYGDDEEPSMSLELVGYRGNGVVVDGDDGAAAAAFPHPLQLAFDDSFKGGCGSADYYSWAGAYGGSGSSSSSSSSVLSFEQAGSRVQHLAYSTVGGDDECSLWMDAAAGMVDHPSQRQFGAACRFGHVSPGSSGDHDAGLDIQELGGVHPPAKAAQKRSHPPGGEVQAAAGKKQCSGSGGGRKSKAKAAPVPTKDPQSAAAKVRRERIAERLKVLQDLVPNGTKVDLVTMLEKAITYVKFLQLQVKVLAADEFWPAQGGKAPELSQVKDALDAILSSQHPNK; from the exons ATGGCTCAGGAAAGCAAGCGCAGTGCGATGCAGCCGCAGATCCGACCAATGATgtacggcgacgacgaggagccCTCCATGTCGCTCGAGCTCGTCGGCTACCGCGGCAACGGCGTTGTTGTGGATGGTGAcgacggggccgccgccgccgcctttccCCATCCACTGCAGCTCGCCTTCGACGACAGCTTCAAGGGCGGATGTGGCTCGGCCGACTACTACAGCTGGGCCGGCGCCTACGGCGGCTCGGggtccagctccagctccagctcgtCGGTGCTCAGCTTTGAGCAGGCTGGCAGCCGTGTACAGCACCTGGCCTATAGCACAGTCGGCGGTGACGACGAGTGCTCGCTGTGGATGGACGCGGCCGCCGGCATGGTCGACCATCCGTCGCAGCGGCAGTTTGGAGCCGCCTGCAGGTTCGGACACGTGAGTCCAGGCAGCTCGGGTGATCATGACGCCGGTCTAGACATCCAGGAGCTGGGCGGCGTCCATCCACCGGCCAAAGCGGCGCAGAAGCGTTCACATCCACCG GGTGGTGAGGTGCAAGCTGCAGCGGGGAAGAAGCAGTGTAGTGGCAGCGGGGGCGGCAGGAAGAGCAAGGCCAAGGCTGCTCCTGTTCCTACCAAGGACCCTCAAAGCGCTGCTGCAAAG GTCCGAAGAGAGCGGATCGCCGAGAGGCTCAAAGTCCTGCAAGATCTCGTGCCCAATGGCACCAAG GTGGACTTGGTCACCATGCTAGAGAAGGCAATCACCTATGTCAAGTTCCTCCAGCTGCAAGTAAAG GTGTTGGCTGCTGATGAGTTCTGGCCTGCACAAGGAGGGAAGGCACCGGAGCTCTCTCAAGTGAAGGACGCCTTGGACGCCATCCTCTCATCCCAGCACCCTAACAAATGA
- the LOC133895383 gene encoding uncharacterized protein LOC133895383 isoform X2, which yields MENQRVVVVVEAAAAARAALQWAVGNFIRGSDSITLLHVCPPARSRRKRRSLRLGGFQLALAFKDLCNGIAEAKVEIVVTEGELGETVVATVNQLGATTLVVGLHDKSFLYRAPSPYARVRSLGCRVLAVRQRATARDGFLNAELTQIETISLHIPPPKIPFPMFTLPLGVIWRRRSKRRK from the exons ATGGAGAACCAGCGTGTGGTGGTGGTTGTggaggccgcggccgccgccaggGCCGCGCTGCAGTGGGCCGTCGGCAACTTCATCCGCGGCAGCGACTCCATCACGCTGCTCCACGTCTGCCCGCCCGCGCGGTCGCGGCGGAAGCGCCGCAGCCTCCGCCTCGGCGGGTTCCAGCTCGCGCTCGCGTTCAAGGACCTCTGCAACGGCATCGCCGAG GCCAAGGTGGAGATCGTGGTGACGGAGGGGGAGCTCGGGGAGACGGTGGTGGCGACGGTGAACCAGCTCGGCGCCACCACGCTCGTCGTTGGCCTCCACGACAAGAGCTTCCTCTACAG GGCGCCGAGCCCGTATGCCAGAGTGCGGAGCCTCGGGTGCAGGGTCCTCGCGGTCCGGCAGCGCGCCACCGCACGGGACGGGTTCTTGAACGCCGAGCTCACCCAGATCGAGACCATAAGCTTGCA CATACCGCCGCCAAAAATCCCGTTCCCGATGTTTACGCTTCCGCTGGGCGTGATATGGAGACGAAGATCAAAGAGGAGAAAGTGA